A single window of Candidatus Babeliales bacterium DNA harbors:
- a CDS encoding TspO/MBR family protein → MSITIKVKTNYLVIPAVTLLVMFLGGFYTWCGMQWYRTLTLPAIMPEDWVIRTVWHIIYAFTTTAAVLAFNRFERNNKFYLLMGLFCCNAFLNVYWSYLFFYKHLIGAALLSALALELTTLAILALISDFSRAISLLLLPYAMWNLFAIVLNFMIWRLN, encoded by the coding sequence ATGAGTATAACGATAAAAGTAAAAACAAATTATCTGGTCATTCCTGCTGTTACTTTATTAGTGATGTTTTTGGGTGGTTTTTATACGTGGTGTGGAATGCAGTGGTATAGAACTTTAACATTGCCTGCAATTATGCCAGAAGATTGGGTAATTCGTACTGTATGGCACATAATTTATGCCTTTACGACTACTGCAGCAGTACTTGCTTTTAATCGATTTGAGCGTAATAATAAATTCTATCTGCTCATGGGTCTTTTCTGTTGCAACGCTTTTTTAAACGTATACTGGTCATATCTTTTCTTTTACAAACATTTGATTGGTGCAGCTCTGTTAAGTGCATTGGCTCTTGAACTTACAACATTGGCAATTCTGGCGTTGATTTCTGATTTTTCACGCGCAATATCGTTGTTATTACTACCGTATGCTATGTGGAATTTGTTTGCCATTGTTTTAAATTTTATGATTTGGCGTTTGAACTAG